The Maridesulfovibrio salexigens DSM 2638 region GAGGTATGCGTCAGCGGGTCATGATTGCTATGGCACTGGTCTGCTCGCCGGAAATCCTTATTGCCGATGAACCCACCACCGCACTGGACGTAACTATTCAATCCCAGATTCTGCGGCTGCTGGATGACCTTAAGAACAAAATGAACGGCTCACTCATGCTCATCACCCACGATCTCGGAGTGGTAGCACGGGTAGCCACCCGTGTTGCGGTTATGTACGCCGGACAGGTTGTGGAATCCGCATCCATCTCGGACACCTTCAAGGAACCGCTCCATCCATACACGCAGGGGCTGCTTAATTCTGTGCCAAGACTTGGCTGCCGCACTGCACTGACTCCCATTCCCGGTAACGTCCCTGCCCTTTTGGATTTACCCAAGGGCTGTCGATTCCATCCCCGCTGTGACCGTGCTTTTGATCTTTGCCGGGAGCAGGAACCTCAACTTTTAAATAAAGACGGCAGACAAGTACGCTGCTGGCTGCATACATAGCGCAACGAACTTAAAATCAATCCTTCGCAATGAGTTGAGAATGAGTGAAAACATACTGGAAATAAAAGATATTAAACGCCACTATCCCGTCAGCAACGGGCTTTTTTCCTTATCCAAGGCAACTGTTAAGGCTGTTAACGGCATTACCCTTGAAGTAAAGAAAGGTGAAACCCTCGGTCTTGTAGGCGAATCAGGATGTGGCAAATCCACCCTTGCCAGATTACTCACCGGACTGGAAAAGCCGGATCAGGGCAGTATAAATTTCAAAGGGCGCAAACTTGACGAATGGACCGCAACAGAGCGCAGCACCATGCTTCAAATGGTATTTCAGGACCCATACTCTTCGCTCAATCCCCGCCAGAGAATCGGAAAAATTATTTCCGAATCCATGCGCATTCATAAATCAGGCAGCAAGGACGAAATCCAGCAACGAGTCGAAGAACTGCTGGTGCAGGTAGGATTAAGACCTGAACACCACAAACGTTATCCGCACGAATTTTCAGGCGGCCAGCGTCAACGAGTGGCGATCGCACGGGCCATTGCCATGAACCCGGACCTAATCATCTGCGATGAACCTGTATCCGCGCTGGATGTGTCAGTACAGGCGCAGGTCCTCAACCTGCTCAAATCCATTCAGCAGGAATTCGGCCTGAGTTATGTTTTCATTTCCCACGATCTTTCAGTGGTCA contains the following coding sequences:
- a CDS encoding ABC transporter ATP-binding protein, with amino-acid sequence MSENILEIKDIKRHYPVSNGLFSLSKATVKAVNGITLEVKKGETLGLVGESGCGKSTLARLLTGLEKPDQGSINFKGRKLDEWTATERSTMLQMVFQDPYSSLNPRQRIGKIISESMRIHKSGSKDEIQQRVEELLVQVGLRPEHHKRYPHEFSGGQRQRVAIARAIAMNPDLIICDEPVSALDVSVQAQVLNLLKSIQQEFGLSYVFISHDLSVVSHISDRVAVMYLGQLMEIATAEELYRNPQHPYTQILLDAVPVPDPAVQGEDVVISGDIPSPISPPSGCPFHTRCPKAMEICSQAQPELKETEDDHRVACHLY
- a CDS encoding ABC transporter ATP-binding protein; this encodes MTAPILKIKNLTTSFATPGGIIKAVDNASLDLGQGETLAIVGESGCGKTVLSLSVMGLIPDPPGRITAGQVLYRDQDLVQLSEQEMQKVRGNKLSMVFQEPMTSLNPVFKIGDQIGETLRLHKGMDKHQAAEAAVEALKLVGIPNPHKRISNFPHELSGGMRQRVMIAMALVCSPEILIADEPTTALDVTIQSQILRLLDDLKNKMNGSLMLITHDLGVVARVATRVAVMYAGQVVESASISDTFKEPLHPYTQGLLNSVPRLGCRTALTPIPGNVPALLDLPKGCRFHPRCDRAFDLCREQEPQLLNKDGRQVRCWLHT